ACTATGAGGCAATGCTAGTCATAGTATATCTATTGGGTCCACCATCTCTATTGTTATATTTTGTAGTTTATTATCCTTGAGGCTTTGAAGCGAATGAAACTATGCCAATATCCTACTTACACGGACTCTAATCAGCGAGGTAATTCACTAGTTTGTGCACATTACTTTGGGGTTTTTTTCTCAAATATAAAATGGCACGCTTCTAGACATGTTGGAGAAACAACacgaaaaaattgaaaaaataaaaTCTTTGCTGTACATTTCTCCTTACAAAGGATTCACAAATCACATCACAAGCACTCTAAAACGgtaacaaaaaactactaaaatcaTCATCAAACTGACGCCTAATCATGCACAATCACCGCCAACACTTCCGGCTCCTGGGCATGTCGCCTCTCCAACCTCTGTGTTTCTCCGGCTTCGATTACCTCCAAGACCTCCCTCAGCACGCGCTCCTCGTCCACCGAGagctcctccatggcctcctccaGCTGCGCCACCAGCTCCGGATCAAACACCGCGCGCTCCGCGTGCTCTGCGGACTCGGGCGGTGCCGTCGCCACGCTGCCGAACTTGGGCGTGACGTAGGAGCCCGGCGAGAACATCTGCCCGCCGCCGAGCAGCCAGTCCCTCAGGCTGCCGGACTTCCTGAAGTCGAAGCCCGGCGTCGCGCTCAGCTCTCCGAGCTGCCTCGCCCTCGcccgcctcttcgcgccgccgggCGCCTCCCCTAGTTCCGGACCGCTGCTCGCTGTGGCTATCGCGTCTTGCTCCGTGGAGCTGCTCTGCGGCGGCGGCTCCACGGACGCGTCTGGCTcaggtgctggtgctggtgcaggCTCCGCTTTCACCGGCGAGCCGCACCGCGACACCAGCGCGTCGAACTCCTCCAGGGTGCGGAAGCTGACCGCCCTTCCGGCGGCGCCATCGTATGCGCACCGAGGCGACGAAGCTTTGCCGCCGTCTGGTTTCCGATCATCGCCCCGCTCCTCGGCGCCTTCCGGTGCGTTCTCCTCCTCCAGCCCGGCGAGAAGGTCAGACACGTTGATCGTCTCGATCTGCTCGGCGGCGTCGACCTTGCTCGTCCTGGCGGCGGAGCTGGAGGTGCGGAGGAGGGCGAGGAACTGGTCGCCGTTCCTCTTGGAGTTGGAGAGGATGATCTCCTCGACCAGGCTGCTCCTCTGGAGCCCCTGGCCGGCCTTCCCCCGCAGGCTCCCCGACCTGCTCAGCACCTTGGAGGAGATGCACCCCATCGCTCCTCGGTCTCTCGCTCCCAGcaatcaatcaatctatctataTATCTCAAGAGTTCCTCCACAAGCAGCTGCTCCACAGATGCTCTCTCAGTTCGTTTTGTCTGCAAACCATTACGTATCTTAAGGACGACAGGCTGCCAAATCATATGAAGTTTGTAATAGATAATAAGAACGAGAAGAATTACCCGGGTTCTTGGAAAGATTCTCCCCGTTGCTCTCCTCGATTCTAGCTTGAGTTGCCAAGCGGGGTGGCGATTTGTTGCAGAGTAAGATTAGCGCCGGGGCAGCACATGCAGAGCACCGGGCAAGGATCCGATCATGGCTGACTAATGGCCGCCGCAATTAAGTACGGGATGGCCGGAGGGTTCCAAATGGCCGCGGCTGCCGGCTGCGGCTGCCTCTCGTGGGCTTCGAGTCAGCAGAATGGTTTCTTAGTTTAATTCATGGATCAGCAATTGTGATGCCACGGACCTATCCGCGCCACGCCACCAACCCTAGTTTGAACACCAGACGTTTTTTCTTTAATAATGTAACACCAGACTGTGGTAGTGTCGTGGCGAGCCGCAGGAATCAGCCTTGGTTTTGCCGGTTATTAGCAACGATGCCATTATGCATAAACATTGCTTTGCTCTTCATTAGTAAGTGGCATTGTTGGGGTTTATGTCTGAATCATGGGTGGGTGTTGACGCCAGGTACCGGTGCACACCAGATGCCGCCGTCTGGTCATGAGGAGTGGGCTCCGCCAGGAGAAAAGTTTGGGCATGCCGCGGGAGAACGGACGGGAGGCATGGGGAAAAAGTCGTCCGCGTGGCGGGAGCGCCAACTGTGACCGGATATCTGCCGTCCGTTGCTCGTTCGACGGCCCAGGATCTGACGGGGTCGTTGGAGCTCACGCTTCCCCTGCCCACCAACAACCCTGGCCAGGCCACACATACGCGTCGCCACCGTACGTCAATTCAGACCCCAGACATTGCCCGTTGATTGCCGATATCTTTCCACCGCATTATTGCTCTGAAAAATCTTTTGTAATGCCTATTTCACCAAAGAAAACAAAATTAACACGAAAACCTTGCCGGTCCACGAAATCCCGTGGTCAAGGCCAGACAAGCTCAACATTTTCCAAACGGGAGATGACAAGTGAGCACGCCATTGTTGGGGAGCGTAAACACCATCCGTCCACTGCGTAAACTAGTGAGCCATGAACCGTTGGTTAGCTAGCCACGTACATTTGAACGCCTAGGGGTAGCATCCGAGGCAACAATCTCCTCAAATGGAGCGGCCCTTCTCACGGGCTCCAAGAGGGTGGAGTTTGTTCTAGATCGATGATGTCTTCTCTCTTCAGTCTTCATTTTGAATGTGAGAGAGGTATGGCCTACAAGTAGGGTTTGTTTGTGCCATACAAACTTTTAGCACATTTTGAACTAAGCATAGTTTAGGTTCTTTTGTGGTTAAACCAGTAAATTAGGGTTCTAAGTCATAGACTTGGCAGGGGTGCTCCCACATTTCATGTATTTTTGCAGGCATTTCGACGCCAATCTCTTAGTAGTATGGCGTGCTCGTCGACTATGTGGTATTGGGTACAGTGTGCATGCACGCGTGTTATGATAGCCGGTGTCTGTACTATGTTTCTCACATAATTTTTCATCCTCATTAGTCTGATATAGTATATCATAGTAATGCCTTTTTTGGGGGGTATATCTTAATAGTGCCTAGTCACTATAAACCGCTATAAACGGCATCCACCCACACGCATTCCATATGGACCAGGCCCAGTAGTGCTATGACGGCATTTGCCTCCTCACGTCCCATATGGCTCAGGCCCAGTAGCGCTATAAATGGCATTCACCCCATAAGCCGCACCTACTAGCGCATGCTGGCTCAGACAATTTTTACGTGATATtattttttttttggattttttccaCACAAAAATATAGTTTCTATTTTCCCCTTGTTTAATTTTATATATTCCATATTTATTTATCTTTATTTGTAGTAACCACATGAGCATTTTTAAACATGTGACATTTTTTATACCTATATTAATTTAATTTAAAAAGTGTGAAACTGCATGAATATTTTTTAAGACGTGAAcatctttattttttttaaacattacattaaaataattttaaattCTTTAATAATTTGAATTACGTAATGTGAGAAAGTACGGCCAATTTCTAGAAGTATACAATCTTTTTAAAATAtatatgaacattttctaaaataaatGACTATATATTTAAAATAAGTAACAAAACTATATATGTATGAATATTTTAATAACACACTGGAATTTTCAAATTTCAATTTGTTTAGATTTTTTGAACAAAATTCTAAGCAGAGTAGAAACATATTTGTGTAAACTGGGCCACATGACCATGGCCGATTAAGCCCATGTTAATTGTTGTGGAGCAAATCATCCTGAAATCAGAGTACGCGTCATTTGTCGCAACTTggaagtttttcctttttttcgtagatctatttattcaaaacgttttatctcttaaaccatgtgTCCAAATCTTTAACCGTTTTTACTGTTGGATTCCTCAgggcgagatcttcaaaactagatcttatgttgataggttttgacgaactttctTTTTATCAAAAAAACTGAACGAAAAAACCGACCCGGGAGCACAGGTTTTTTTTtgaagaggcacgcccgtgcctctcgcagaaggtgAAAAAACAGTAAACGTGTTTTTTTTCCGTTTCTGAAAGGCACGGACGCGACTTTCACGAAAGCACAagtgtgcctctcgcggaagcaaaaccatgcctctcgcgaaaggaaaaaatagATAATGAGTTTTTTTTGTTTACAAGAGGCgcgaccatgactctcgcgaaagcacaaccgtgcctctcgcggaagcaaaactatgcctcttgcggaagaaaaaaagacagaaaacacgtttttttcttttccgaaaggcacggctgtgactctcgTAAAAGCACAGCcgcgcctctcgcggaagcaaaaccgtgcctcttgcaGAAGAAAAAAAAGCAGAAAATCTGTTTTTTTGTTTCtcaaaggcacggccgtgactctcgcgaaagcacaaccgtacccctcgcggaagcaaaaccgtgcctctcgtggaagaaaaaaaacagaaaatacgtTTTTTTACGTTTACAAAAGGCACCACCAtgactcttgcgaaagcacaaccgtgtcttTCGGGGAAGCAAAACCATAACTCCCGTGAAAGAAAAAAGTGTGTTTTTTTGCGCAACTTTTTTTCATGATAATTTATTTTGAcacaaaagctaaggaagaccggtacAAAACCGAAACATTGAAAAAACCATTTAAAAACCGAAAAGGCGTACGGAAAAAATTTCTAAAAGGAACGCCAAGAGCGTGACACAAGGCGAATGACTGAGGGCGtgccaagtgacgctgatcgttcCGTGGCTTTCGAAGGAGCGCTCATTAATTAGTTGCTCTCAAATCATCCTCTTTCCAACCAGAAGCGCCTATTTAGCGTCTGATCACACAGCTACAAGCAGGTTGTAACGCCctgtgaccgatgtgccaggtgtcgtgcagttattcgctgttgttgccttgtcattgcttgcgtgtcatgcgttgcatatcatgtcatcatgtgtatttcatttgcatacatgttcgtctcatgcatccgagcatttttcccgttgtccgttttgcaatccggcgcttcgttctccttcggtggtcatttctacctttctttcatgtgtggggattaaacatttcctaattggaccgagacttgccaagcggccttggtttactaccggtagaccgcctgtcaagtttcgtaccatttggacttcgtttgatactccaacggttaaccgagggaccgaaaaggcctcgggtgtgttgcagcccaacacccccccaatttggcccaaaacccacctaactctgctccatcatctagagcgtttgatcacgatcgcgtggccgaaaaccgcacctcatttggactctcctagctccctctacctataaatatgtgcaacccccccccccccccgaaattcgcggatgaaaccctaaaacTCCTCCTCTCGCGCCGTCGGACGCGTCCACGTCGCGCCGGACGTGTCTACCGCCCGCCGCCACCTCACTCCCACCAATGGGGAGCCGCCACGTCgtccccgccgccgctctcctcctcTCCCAGGCCGCCACCTGTCCACCACGCACATCCCACCTCCCGCGGCCGCCGggcccagggcaggcccgcccGGGACCCGATCCGATCCGCCGCTGCCCCGCGCCTGGGCGCCCTGCGCCGCCGCACCCGACGAACGCCGccggccgcccccttgctccgccgcCATGCCGCGCGCTCCTCTTGTCGGCGCCGCGCCGCGAGCCCGCACCCGCCGGCCATCCGCCGGAGttgcaccgccgccgcccggcccgcgccTCGCCATGGATCTCCGCGCCGCCACGCCTCCTCGCCACCGGCCGCCTCGGTCGACGTGCGCCGCCACCTCGCTCGCCGGCATCCTCCGCCGATGCCTCGCCGGCATCGTCCTCCGGCCTccgcgtcgccttcttcctcctctccggccgTATCCCCCGTCTCCGGCGaacttctccggcgagatccacgaagcgggatcagatccaccactcccccgatccaaacgccccgtccagatccggatccctccgtcccgtacCACTTCGTCCCGGTTTGACTTTTCCGGAGGTATAATTTTCACCAAGTCCCcgaaattccagatccaagtgctcatgttcgcggccccgtaactttgcatccatagctccgattcatgcatatagcatatcaaaatgttcatctcagagagtacatcattttcattccattgcatcattttcatttgagttcatattgatgcccgaaatgctgttagaagagggctacttgagttaattgtcagatctgctactccgtttagcacttttgtcatttttgccatgattaatgtgtgcatgctatgccctggtgctctacatgtgttttgttaagggttttgtcatctttccagaggtgcaacccatgcatttttgtgatgtgtgtggtgacttgtgcaagcgtgcaaagtggtgcacttgctaattctgttttcagggacttagtaatttcactaagtcctgcagctgtttatctcatgatgccatatgttcatgttgtttcctagtgatccgtgcctcttttgaggatgatcagtaagggagttttgttaatattgtagtgctctatccatccatgtctttgtttgcaattatggagcaccctagcttgagttaatcgagctctacttttgctactttgtgaatctgggcagattgtcaacttgtttgcaatttttgccggtgatgttgtagttgacccgtgcatgctatgctattgttcttgccatgtctagcttgcattttatgCCTTCTTGATGGGCGTATACTtagcttgccatgacttgcaccgtagtgagtgcatcgagctcgtaaacatgcctacttgagttatatttcagcatgtgtcagtttttcactaagtctgaaactgattatgtttttgctatgttcacatgcttgcaattgtattttctgatcccttttggctcaaggtcactaagggacttttgttaagctctttgagtagctccatgccatactttactttgccatgtttgaatcctgtagcatgtagttttattgctccgaagagggctacctgatctgaaattccagacaagtgttgatttcactaagtctgagatatgtttgccatatgcatttttgccatgcttgtttgaacctgttaatggattaattggccgtagctcagtgctagacttttgttaagcatcttgtgtgcatccctgccacgtattttgttgtcatgtttgggtgctgtagcatgttcttctcattgcatttagatgcctacttgctgtaaatcacagaccggggtcatatttgaatcgcttgccatttccaaaccgtaactccgattccggcgttctttatatcattttcaagcgatttcatctcatctttccagtggcacacttggttttccaagttgaggccaggttcatgcatttcctgtcatatcctacattttgcatcccgcatcgcatcccgcatagcatatcatctttgcattgtgttgtttgagtttgcacgtggttggttgtatccttgttgcttgtttgtcttgtttgggtagagccgggagacgagttcgctaacgaggagcccgttgagtttgcttttgaggatccagtcaactctgacaactgtgcaggcaagatgatcataccctcgaaatcactactatctttgctatgctagtttgctcgctcttttgctatgccattgctacgatgcctaccacttgcttgcaagcctcccaaattgccatgtcaaacctctaacccaccatgtcctagcaaaccgttgattggctatgttaccgctttgctcagcccctcttatagtgttgctagttgcaggtgaagattggaggccgttccttgttggatcatttatttacttgttaggatatcattatattgctatgttatcttaatgcatatatatacttggtaaagggtgaaaggctcggcctctcgcctagtgttttgttccactctggccgccctagtttccgtcatatcggtgttatgttcccagattttgcgttccttacgcggttgggttataatgggaaccccttgatatttcgccttgattaaagcttttccagcaatgcccaaccttggttttaccatttgccacttagccttttctttcccttgggttctacagactcaagggtcatcttattttaacccccccccccccgagccagtgctcctctgagtgttggtccacctgtcagctgccggtggccaccaggggaaactctgggctggcctacccgtacctaagacaatctgagtgtgccctgagaaagagatatgtgcagatcctatcgggatttgtcggcacattcgggcggtgttgctggtcttgttttaacctgtcgaagtgtcttcaattaccaagataccgagtctgataggaacgtcttgggaggaggtctattccttcgttgaccgtgagagcttgtcatgggctaagttgggactcccctgcagggatttgaactttcgaaagccgtgcccgcggttatgggcagatgggaatttgttaatgtccggttgtagataacttgaaccttaacttaattaaaatgaatcaaccgcgtgtgtaaccgtgatggtctctttccggtggagtccgggaagtgaacacggtgttggagttatgtttgacgtaggttgtttaggatcacttcttgatcatagtttcatcgaccgtgctttgccttctcttctcgctcgcatttgcgtatgttagccaccatatatgctagtcgcttgctgcagctccacctcatacttttaccttacccataagcttaaatagtcttgatcgcgagggtgcgagattgctgagtccctgtggctcacagatacttccaaaaccagtttacaggtgccgatgagtccttgcagatgacgcaaccaagctcaggaggagctcgatgaagatcttgtgcTTTATGTGGTTTCgttctagatgatcagtagtggagcccagttggggtcgatcggggacctttgtcgcatttggggttcttcttttattttggttctgtagtcggaccttgattgtatctggatgatgtaatattttattcatgtaattgtgtgaagtggcgattgtaagccaactatgtatctatttcccttattatattacatgggttgtgtgaagattacctcacttgcgacattgctttcaatgcggctatgcctctaagtcgtgcttcgacacgtgggagatatagccgcatcgagggcattacaagttggtatcagagccttccccgaccttaggagccccattgcttgatcgtttttagcggccgagttgtgtctagaaaaatgttttaagtcatttaggaattatatatcggagagtttaggaattctttttacttcccagtctcctcatcgctctggtaaggcatcctgacgtagagttttgactcttctcttctcaaatttcactaaaaaaaatttaggatcacgcgggtatcttggaatcgttccgatggttttatgataagaacattgtcttggtgcctcctgtcaggggtttagtggaagtgtcccggggagttgagctctgaagtgttgtcatcataattttatcgttgcagttctggaatacctgagtttagtatgccgacatcgaaaatctcttttatgcagttcgttggtgagataacctcgacgccacccagtactggggcgggagttcgggagtatcaccataacttgtataacggatgcttttcgaaggttgaggtaaatgatttccgaaggtttcttggttatgtgttgaaggatggatacaactggatgtaggatttgctagatttgggtgagatattatgcttcccctgtatccccaacacctgattgcataaccggaaaatttcgggagtttcataagtgggaattcaagtagctcttaggatatctttccggcagatgtatgatatgaaattggggttcaacgtctagtggtccgcctattcacggtcagttttacagtggtctcgttgtgtcttaaagagtccttggctatgccgactcggggacgctttgtatgtcatgtgcactgccttgtacatgatggtgctgtacgatcgagcccgtgtaggccccaccacgaaaacttcagacgaaatctctatcatatgtttgctccggctaattttgcaagccaatcctttgttttgttttgagttgtggtattcgagttgcttcaatgtcaagtgttgattccataccttttctgaaatggtgttctcatactccaatatggataccaatccttcttgatcatcaagtttGTCATGCCAATCccttttaaccggtgtgtctctcttcaagtggatccgatcacttcaacattcgcaagatcaattgtCAGTTATTATCAACGGCGTTTGTTTCATCTGTCTcctagttgcctttgtttttcccgctcacccaccctttttcttcaatgattcagatttcttattcaagtatcctttttattgatgtgaggcctctccattcttttctatcaatattcttatccgatgattctcacgaagatactaatggagcttcaagtgttGTACTCTTcgatcttttcttctccggtggatccaattcaagctttcggtgtagATCATATTTTtctgtatttcaaatgcttttctcgtgccggtgcacctcataaccattcatttctcg
The sequence above is drawn from the Triticum aestivum cultivar Chinese Spring chromosome 7A, IWGSC CS RefSeq v2.1, whole genome shotgun sequence genome and encodes:
- the LOC123150972 gene encoding uncharacterized protein, producing MGCISSKVLSRSGSLRGKAGQGLQRSSLVEEIILSNSKRNGDQFLALLRTSSSAARTSKVDAAEQIETINVSDLLAGLEEENAPEGAEERGDDRKPDGGKASSPRCAYDGAAGRAVSFRTLEEFDALVSRCGSPVKAEPAPAPAPEPDASVEPPPQSSSTEQDAIATASSGPELGEAPGGAKRRARARQLGELSATPGFDFRKSGSLRDWLLGGGQMFSPGSYVTPKFGSVATAPPESAEHAERAVFDPELVAQLEEAMEELSVDEERVLREVLEVIEAGETQRLERRHAQEPEVLAVIVHD